A genomic stretch from Chitinophaga agri includes:
- a CDS encoding phosphatidylinositol-specific phospholipase C yields MKTQRFMPVASLLLSTVFFTACSKEEVSQPALRADNEVAITAQATAVAMNSWMSGLADNTSLAALSIPGTHDSGARTEPVAGTAKCQDLTIAQQLEAGVRYLDIRCRHIGNAFAIHHGSIYQNLNFDDVLQACTSFLTSHPQETIIMSVKEEYDATDNTRTFEQTFDTYVQQYASFWSTGATIPTLGQVRGKIVLLRRFGATGTPKGIEATNWADNTTFTISNSNATLKIQDQYVVPDNNAKWTNVTNLFTEAFTQSNNTLYINYTSGYKSLIFSIPSITTVSGNINPRINTYFTSAAHGRYGVIPMDFVNADRAGLIVNTNF; encoded by the coding sequence ATGAAAACACAACGTTTCATGCCCGTTGCCAGCCTGTTGCTGTCCACTGTATTCTTTACTGCATGTTCCAAAGAGGAAGTTTCACAACCCGCCCTGCGTGCTGACAATGAGGTAGCCATAACCGCACAGGCTACCGCTGTAGCGATGAACAGCTGGATGAGCGGCCTGGCTGACAATACCAGTCTTGCAGCCCTGTCTATCCCAGGTACCCACGACAGTGGTGCACGCACAGAACCAGTAGCTGGAACCGCAAAATGCCAAGACCTGACCATTGCACAGCAGCTGGAAGCAGGTGTACGCTACCTGGACATCCGTTGCCGTCACATTGGTAATGCCTTTGCCATTCACCACGGATCTATCTATCAGAACCTGAACTTCGATGATGTACTGCAGGCGTGTACCAGTTTCCTGACCAGCCATCCGCAGGAGACTATTATTATGAGCGTAAAAGAAGAGTATGACGCAACTGACAACACCCGTACATTTGAGCAAACCTTCGACACGTATGTACAGCAGTATGCCAGTTTCTGGTCTACCGGCGCTACTATCCCGACCCTGGGCCAGGTAAGAGGTAAGATCGTATTACTGAGAAGATTTGGTGCAACGGGCACGCCTAAAGGTATAGAAGCGACCAACTGGGCTGACAATACCACTTTCACCATCAGCAACAGTAATGCAACCCTGAAGATCCAGGACCAGTATGTAGTACCTGATAACAATGCTAAATGGACCAACGTGACGAACCTGTTCACGGAGGCTTTCACCCAAAGCAACAATACACTGTACATCAACTACACCAGCGGTTACAAATCACTGATCTTCAGTATTCCGAGCATTACCACTGTTTCCGGTAACATTAACCCGAGGATCAACACCTATTTTACCAGCGCAGCACATGGCCGGTATGGCGTAATTCCAATGGACTTTGTGAATGCCGACAGGGCGGGTCTGATTGTGAATACTAACTTCTAG
- the xerD gene encoding site-specific tyrosine recombinase XerD: protein MWDSYIRGFRSYLQLERSLSANSIEAYLRDVEKLSQYLLSVGKNLSPDQVALSDLQECVQWIATLGMTATSQARIISGIKAFYRYLLLEDIVKKDPTLLLEAPKTSRLLPDVLSFEEIEMIIAQIKAGTPEGQRNRAIIETMYSCGLRVSELINLKISQLHFDAGFIRVIGKGDKERLVPIGSDAVKYINIYKEEVRVHVPVKPGQEDILFLNRRGSALTRVMIFLVIKDLVAAAGIEKQVSPHTFRHSFATHLVEGGADLRAVQDMLGHESITTTEIYTHLDREYLRDTLQRFHPRFSPK from the coding sequence ATGTGGGATTCATATATCAGGGGGTTCCGGTCTTATCTGCAACTGGAACGTTCACTTTCGGCCAACTCCATCGAGGCTTACCTCCGCGATGTAGAGAAACTATCGCAGTACCTGCTTTCTGTCGGCAAAAACCTATCACCCGACCAGGTAGCCCTGTCCGACCTGCAGGAATGTGTCCAATGGATCGCCACTCTGGGTATGACTGCCACCTCGCAGGCACGTATCATCTCTGGTATAAAGGCTTTCTACCGCTACCTGCTGCTGGAGGATATTGTAAAGAAGGACCCTACTCTCCTGCTGGAAGCACCTAAGACCAGCCGTTTGCTGCCGGATGTACTCAGCTTTGAGGAAATAGAAATGATCATCGCACAGATAAAGGCAGGTACCCCCGAAGGTCAGCGGAACCGGGCCATTATCGAAACAATGTACAGCTGCGGTCTCCGGGTCAGTGAACTGATCAATCTGAAGATCTCCCAGCTTCACTTTGATGCCGGCTTTATCCGGGTGATTGGTAAGGGCGATAAGGAAAGACTGGTACCCATCGGTAGTGATGCTGTCAAGTACATCAATATATATAAGGAGGAGGTCAGGGTACATGTGCCGGTCAAGCCGGGACAGGAAGATATACTTTTCCTGAACCGCCGGGGCAGCGCCCTTACCCGCGTCATGATCTTTCTGGTCATTAAAGATCTGGTCGCAGCCGCAGGTATTGAAAAACAGGTATCCCCGCATACGTTTCGCCATTCGTTCGCCACCCACCTGGTAGAAGGAGGCGCTGACCTCCGTGCCGTACAGGATATGCTGGGCCATGAAAGTATTACGACCACAGAGATCTATACCCATCTGGACAGAGAGTACCTGAGAGATACCTTACAGCGTTTCCATCCCCGGTTCTCTCCTAAATAA